A section of the Agarivorans litoreus genome encodes:
- the hflC gene encoding protease modulator HflC, whose translation MKQLAIFGIILALLVGYSSVFVVKEGERGIVIQFGKVKRTADGATKVYPPGLQFKVPFIDSVRTLDARIQTLDGNADRFVTSEKKDLIIDSYVKWRIADFSQFYLSTGGSVLQAESLLTRKINNGLRSEIGSRTIRDIVSGERGQVMEDALKRMARSSEIGIEVTDVRIKQINLPDEVSSSIYQRMRAERLAVAKEHRSQGQEQAEIIRANVDRRVNVLLADADKRGREMRGEGDATAAKIYADAYTKNPEFYKFWRSLMAYRTSFDNGGDVMVLEPDSEFFRYMKEPAKP comes from the coding sequence ATGAAACAATTAGCTATATTTGGCATTATTTTAGCCTTGTTAGTGGGTTACTCGTCGGTATTTGTAGTGAAGGAAGGTGAACGCGGTATTGTTATTCAGTTTGGTAAAGTAAAACGTACTGCTGATGGCGCAACCAAGGTTTACCCACCGGGTTTACAGTTCAAGGTTCCATTCATTGATTCTGTGCGTACTTTAGATGCACGTATTCAAACTTTAGATGGTAACGCTGACCGTTTTGTAACCTCAGAGAAAAAAGATTTAATCATTGATTCTTACGTGAAATGGCGAATCGCTGATTTTTCACAGTTCTACCTATCAACAGGTGGTTCGGTGCTTCAAGCCGAGTCTTTGTTAACGCGTAAAATAAACAATGGTCTTCGTAGCGAAATAGGTTCGCGTACTATTCGCGATATCGTCTCTGGAGAACGTGGCCAAGTAATGGAAGATGCGCTTAAACGTATGGCGCGCTCTTCTGAGATTGGTATCGAAGTTACCGATGTGCGTATTAAGCAAATTAACTTACCTGATGAAGTAAGTAGTAGTATTTACCAACGGATGCGAGCAGAGCGTTTAGCGGTAGCTAAAGAGCACCGTTCGCAAGGTCAAGAGCAAGCCGAGATTATTCGCGCTAATGTTGATCGCCGTGTAAATGTACTACTGGCCGATGCGGATAAGCGTGGTCGCGAAATGCGAGGTGAAGGTGATGCTACAGCCGCTAAAATTTACGCTGATGCTTATACCAAGAACCCAGAGTTTTATAAGTTCTGGCGCAGCTTAATGGCTTATCGCACCAGTTTCGATAACGGTGGAGACGTAATGGTGTTAGAACCAGATAGCGAATTCTTCCGTTATATGAAAGAACCTGCGAAACCATAA